In Pristiophorus japonicus mitochondrion, complete genome, the following are encoded in one genomic region:
- the CYTB gene encoding cytochrome b (TAA stop codon is completed by the addition of 3' A residues to the mRNA) → MTTNTRKTHPILKIVNHALVDLPAPSNISAWWNFGSLLGLCLIIQILTGLFLAMHYTADISLAFSSVVHICRDVNYGWLIRNVHANGASLFFICIYLHIARGLYYGSYLSKEVWNVGVILLFLLMATAFVGYVLPWGQMSFWGATVITNLLSALPYIGDTLVQWLWGGFSIDNATLTRFFTFHFLLPFLITGLTLIHLLFLHETGSSNPVGLNSDMDKIPFHPYFTYKDAFGFSILIILLTLLALFLPNLLGDAENFIPANPLVTPPHIKPEWYFLFAYAILRSIPNKLGGVLALLFSIFILMLMPILHTSKQRTNVFRPLTQLLFWTLITNTIILTWIGGQPVEQPFILIGQIASIVYFSLFLIVIPLAGWWENKMLNLK, encoded by the coding sequence ATGACCACCAATACCCGAAAAACCCACCCAATCCTAAAGATTGTTAATCACGCCCTAGTTGACCTACCAGCACCCTCCAACATCTCCGCCTGATGAAACTTTGGCTCACTACTGGGACTCTGCCTAATTATCCAAATCCTAACAGGCCTCTTCCTAGCCATACACTACACTGCAGACATTTCACTAGCTTTCTCCTCCGTAGTCCACATTTGCCGAGACGTAAATTATGGCTGATTAATTCGTAACGTCCACGCCAACGGGGCCTCCCTGTTCTTTATTTGTATCTACTTACATATTGCCCGAGGACTGTATTACGGCTCCTACCTCTCCAAAGAGGTATGAAATGTGGGGGTAATCCTACTATTCCTACTAATAGCAACGGCTTTCGTCGGCTATGTCCTACCTTGAGGACAAATATCCTTCTGAGGGGCCACAGTCATCACTAACTTACTATCCGCCCTCCCATACATCGGAGACACACTAGTACAATGACTCTGAGGTGGGTTCTCAATTGATAATGCCACCCTAACACGCTTCTTTACTTTCCACTTCCTCCTACCATTCCTAATCACAGGGTTAACTCTCATCCACCTACTCTTCCTCCACGAAACTGGGTCCAGCAACCCAGTTGGCCTCAACTCCGACATAGACAAAATTCCATTTCACCCCTACTTTACATATAAAGACGCATTTGGCTTCTCCATCCTAATTATTCTACTAACCCTACTAGCCCTATTTTTACCCAACCTTCTAGGTGACGCCGAAAACTTTATCCCCGCCAACCCCCTTGTAACCCCACCACATATTAAACCCGAGTGATACTTCCTGTTCGCATACGCCATCCTCCGGTCAATTCCCAACAAACTAGGGGGTGTCCTAGCCCTACTATTTTCCATTTTTATCCTCATACTAATGCCCATCCTACACACCTCAAAACAACGAACTAATGTATTCCGACCCCTGACCCAACTCCTATTTTGAACCCTTATTACCAACACAATTATCCTGACATGAATTGGAGGTCAACCAGTTGAACAGCCCTTCATCCTAATTGGACAAATTGCCTCCATCGTATACTTCTCACTGTTCCTAATTGTTATCCCACTAGCCGGCTGATGAGAGAACAAAATACTTAATTTAAAAT